DNA from Corynebacterium aurimucosum ATCC 700975:
ACGCCTCGACAACCTATATCACTAGCGACAAATCTACACCTCCTGCTCAGGCTTTCCGAGCTATTTCGCCGCAGGACGCAACTCCTCCCCCAAATGACCCCGGCGTAGAGACAGACGTCATTGATCCAGCGAACGTAGACACCTCCAAGATTACGAATAAGGTTCCTTTATATCCCATTGGCACGGACAATGCTGAGTTAGAGAAGAGTCTCGGAACAGCGGATATCCCAGCTATTTCTGCTCCGGAAGAAACCACGACCCTAGAAACAGAAATACCGGCTGATAACAGGGAAGGCTCAAAGAGTCCTGGGACCACGGAATCCGAAAATATAGATTCAAAACCTTATAAAACAACCACCGCAACACCGAACAACATTGGCCAGGGCCTGCTCTCCCCTTAAGTTGACTTGGCGAAAAAATAGGGTTGCTAGGTTGAAAATAGCTCCAAATTCCGGATATTGAAAGGAAAAATATTGTTGTATATGGTGCCCGGACTGCTAGCTGGAGTTGTCTTCTACTTTATTCTCACAGCGCTAAATTGGGGCGTTGAGACAATATCGTCAAAAAGATACCGGTTACGAGCGTATGGTCGACTCCTCTTCCAGTGCCTTGCCGCTATCGCTTACACCATTTTTTTGGTCACTGCTGGCGGCGGGGGCGATTCGGCAACTCAGATGCAGGTCAGCGGTTTCATACTGGCTGGATGCATCTTAAGCCTCATCACATCAATTACAGATAGACCTCACACCCGGGAAAAAGCCCAAACAAATGAGCATGAAGACGAATGAGAGTCCTGACGTTCGATCCAAGCCATAGTCCTCTGATGCATACTTATCTCTCCTGTTTGAAGTAGGTATACAGCGTGGTTCTACCGATGCCGAACCTGCGGGCCACTTCCGCTTTAGGAACGCCTGCCCCGACCCATTCCTGCGCCTGGGCAAGCTGTTCATCAGTAAGGGCTTTCGCCCGGCCTTTGTATACGCCGCGTTCTTTTGCTCGCGCAATGCCTTCCGCCTGGCGCTCGCGGATAATGGAACGCTCGAACTCGGCGACAGAACCAAGCAGACCAAGCATGAGTTTGGCGATGGGTGTGGAGGTCAAGGAGTAGGTTTGACCCTCTTTGAGAAACTTCACGGACACCTCACGTGCGGTGAGGTCATCAACTAGGCGGTGGAGGTCGATAAGGGAGCGTGCCAGCCTGTCCATGCTTGTGATGGTGAGTTGGTCACCAGGGCGCAGGTAGTTGAGTGCCCCGTCGAGGCCGGGGCGGTGCGTGGAGGAGTCACTAGCAGTGTCGGTGAAGCAGCGAAAGACTTTTTCTTTTTCAATGCCGCTATTTGTCGCTCTAGGTTTTGGTCTTTGGAGCTAACCCGTGCATATCCGATTTACTGCCCGGCTTTCGCCTCTGGCTGTTCGGGGATGTCTAGGGGTAGTGGCGGTTCTGTTCCGTTAGTCATGCACTAGCCCTACCGAACAGGCGGGACAATGAAGGGGTGCAATTCTCAAAGTGTTCTACTGGGGTACACCCCAGCTAAACACCTCAACCAGTTGAACAAATGATGAACAACAATAAGAAGGAAGAACCATGACAAACGCCGTTATCGTTGGAGCAGGCCCTAATGGTTTAGTAGCGGCCCTTTTCCTCGCCGATCACGATATTGAGGTGACAATACTTGAAGCTAATTCTTCTATTGGAGGCGGTGCACGATCCGGGGAATACACGCTCCCCGGACTGACACATGACCACTGTTCAGCGTTTCATCCTTTCGGTGTCGGATCAAGTTTTTGGAAAGAGGTAGAACTAGAGAAGTACGGTTTAGAATGGGCATGGTCTGAAGTTGACTGCGCTCACCCTCTGGATGATGGACGGGCTGGGATCCTGTATAGGTCTCTAGACAAAACTGTCGAACATCTGGGAGTCGACGGAGACATCTGGAGAAAGATAGTCGGGAGCAACGTAAGGAACTTCGACCTCCTGACGGAGGACATTTTCCGCCCACTTCTTCATATTCCTCAACACCCGGTCACTCTTGCCAAGTTCGCCCCATATGCTTCTCTGCCAGCCTCAACACTTATGCGCATGTTTAAAACCGAAGCGGGCAAAGCATTGTTTGGGGGAATCGCAGCCCACGCTTTTACCTCTCTCGACCGACCGCTAACTGCATCGCTCGGAATAATGCTCGCTGCTGCAGCCCACCAGTGGGGTTGGCCGGTAGCAAAAGGAGGATCTGGCGCAATTGTAGCGGCTCTAGAAAAAGCTCTCACCCAAAAGAACGTAACGATCCACACTAACAGTCCCGTTATTTCGAAAAGGGATATTCCAACCGCAGATCTTGTTCTTCTAGATCTTTCTCCCCAACAGATCCTCTCCTTATATGGAGATGAGATGCCATCAAGAATTAAAAAGCAATACTCAAATTTTAGATCTGGATCTTCCGCTTTCAAAGTTGACTATGCAATCAGCGGAGACATCCCTTGGAAAAATTCACATTGTAGACGTGCAGGCACTGTCCACCTTGGTGGCAATGCCAAAGAAACACTACTTTCCGAATCTTTAAGAGCTAAAGGAAAGATGCCTTCACGACCGTTCGTCCTTGTCGGACAGCAATATATGGCAGATCCTGCACGCAGCAATGGAAATCTAAATCCAATTTACGCATATGCGCATGTGCCTAAAGGATACTCAGGAGACGCTACAGGGCTAGTCACTGAACAAATAGAAAGATTTGCTCCAGGGTTCCGTGATCAAATTGTTATGAGCAAAAGTATTAACCCGCAGCAAATGGAATCGTCCAATAGGAACTTCCACAATGGGGACATTATTGGTGGAGAAAACGACGGACTACAGCTGGTATTTCGCCCTAGGATGACCACGAATCCATATTGGATTGGTGTGCAAGGTGTCTATATCTGTTCACATTCCTCTCCACCAGGGGCTGGAGTTCACGGACTATGTGGAAAAAATGCCGCAACTGCGGCCTTTCGGGATCTCCAAAAAAGGATCCACTTAAGCAAATAACACTTTACTCCGCCTGAACCACCGGCTAATATGCCCTCCTTACAATTCATAACCACCAAAAAGGTGGTGACTTTAGTCGACTATGCATGATCTTCCATATTTATGGTGACCCCCTTCACATAACATTATTTCCGCGCCGTTTTGGTCTTTGGAGCCCAGTTTAGGTAGGTATTTCGGCGCGACAAGGGTAATACGCTAAGAATGGTCGCTGCTTCAGAAGGACCTAGTTCTCGCTGCAATAGTTTCATGAGTGCCCCTTGATAGCTGAGAGTACCGGCAGGAGGGGCTTGATGCGCGAAGAGCTCAAAACGCACCGCTTATCCAATATGGAGTCCCCCCGAACTTTTGGGCTTCAGAATACCTGATAAGTCGGGAGGGTGAGTGGGATCATTCGTAGCGCAGCGCCTCAATCGGGTCCAGCTTCGCGGCCTTTCCGGCAGGGTAGTAGCCGAAGAAGAGGCCAATAGCCAGCGAGAAGAGCAGGGAGAGGATGACCGCCCACAGCGGGGGCGCCACGAGCGCGCCGATGGCGGCCGCACCCGCCATGCCGGCGGCGGTGCCGATGGCGATGCCGATGAGTCCACCGATGAGGCAGACCACGATGGCCTCCGTGATGAACTGGATGCGGATATCACGGCGGCGTGCGCCAAGCGCCTTGCGGATGCCAATCTCGCGGGTGCGCTCGGTGACGGTGATGAGCATAATGTTCATCACGCCGATGCCGCCGACGAGCAGCGAGATACCGCCGATGGCCGCGAGCACCAGGCTCATCGTGGTGAAGATCTGGTTCAAGGACGCGAGGTCATCGCTGAAGTC
Protein-coding regions in this window:
- a CDS encoding phytoene desaturase family protein produces the protein MTNAVIVGAGPNGLVAALFLADHDIEVTILEANSSIGGGARSGEYTLPGLTHDHCSAFHPFGVGSSFWKEVELEKYGLEWAWSEVDCAHPLDDGRAGILYRSLDKTVEHLGVDGDIWRKIVGSNVRNFDLLTEDIFRPLLHIPQHPVTLAKFAPYASLPASTLMRMFKTEAGKALFGGIAAHAFTSLDRPLTASLGIMLAAAAHQWGWPVAKGGSGAIVAALEKALTQKNVTIHTNSPVISKRDIPTADLVLLDLSPQQILSLYGDEMPSRIKKQYSNFRSGSSAFKVDYAISGDIPWKNSHCRRAGTVHLGGNAKETLLSESLRAKGKMPSRPFVLVGQQYMADPARSNGNLNPIYAYAHVPKGYSGDATGLVTEQIERFAPGFRDQIVMSKSINPQQMESSNRNFHNGDIIGGENDGLQLVFRPRMTTNPYWIGVQGVYICSHSSPPGAGVHGLCGKNAATAAFRDLQKRIHLSK